From the Vibrio alginolyticus NBRC 15630 = ATCC 17749 genome, one window contains:
- a CDS encoding bifunctional aspartate transaminase/aspartate 4-decarboxylase, with translation MTTPNTTIDFSKFADLSPFELKDKLIEVAQTVPDRALLDAGRGNPNFLATLPRKAFIRLGEFAILEAERTYSYLDGGFGGIPDGVGIVERFDTFASKNKQDQGVQFLEKSLSYAKDRLGLEKQAFLNELVNAYLACNYPVPPRMLTNIERVVKQYIAEEMYGPMPMTTDFDLFATEGGTASMTYTFQTMFNNGLLKKGDKIALITPIFTPYLEIPELSEYELEIVELRLDETTWQLPMSEIEKLADTDIKLLCVVNPANPASVKFSDETLDNLSNFVNNERSDLFIVTDDVYGTFADDFVSLFAKLPYNTLCVYSFSKYFGATGWRLGSIAIQHNNVFDDAMRSLPEARQLELDDRYKTLTPEPREIKFIDRIVADSRSVALNHTAGLSLPQQVQMALFSLNCLMDSEKNYKEACKRIIRERYKTLYKNMGVEIEENKDRVDYYTLLELDTLGGKLYGPAFVEWFKASEKGKDFLFRLAHETGVILLPGQGFDVVHASVRVSLANLTHHEYELIGRATRKVLDEYFAEFQG, from the coding sequence ATGACTACGCCAAATACAACAATTGATTTTTCAAAATTTGCAGATTTAAGCCCATTTGAATTAAAAGATAAACTAATTGAAGTGGCACAAACTGTTCCTGACCGCGCGTTATTAGATGCAGGTCGTGGTAATCCTAATTTTCTTGCGACACTACCACGTAAAGCGTTCATTCGTTTGGGTGAGTTCGCAATATTGGAAGCCGAGCGCACTTATTCATACCTAGATGGTGGTTTCGGTGGCATTCCAGATGGTGTGGGCATTGTTGAGCGCTTCGATACGTTTGCAAGCAAGAATAAACAAGACCAAGGCGTACAGTTCTTGGAAAAGTCGCTGAGCTACGCAAAAGACCGTTTGGGTCTAGAGAAACAGGCATTTTTGAATGAGCTGGTTAACGCATACCTTGCATGTAACTACCCAGTGCCACCACGTATGTTGACGAACATCGAAAGGGTTGTGAAGCAGTACATCGCAGAAGAGATGTACGGCCCGATGCCAATGACAACAGACTTCGATCTGTTTGCAACGGAAGGCGGCACAGCGTCTATGACGTACACGTTCCAAACTATGTTCAACAACGGTCTGTTGAAGAAAGGTGACAAGATCGCGCTAATCACTCCAATCTTTACGCCGTACCTAGAAATTCCAGAACTGAGTGAATACGAACTGGAAATCGTTGAACTACGTTTGGATGAGACAACATGGCAGCTGCCGATGTCTGAAATCGAAAAGCTTGCAGATACAGACATCAAACTGCTTTGTGTCGTGAACCCAGCAAACCCAGCGTCTGTGAAGTTCTCGGATGAGACTCTGGATAACCTATCAAATTTTGTGAACAACGAACGCAGCGACCTGTTCATTGTGACTGACGATGTATACGGCACATTCGCGGACGACTTTGTCTCACTGTTCGCGAAACTGCCATACAACACGCTTTGTGTTTACTCGTTCTCGAAGTACTTCGGTGCAACAGGCTGGCGTTTAGGCTCGATTGCGATTCAACACAACAACGTGTTTGACGATGCAATGCGCAGCCTTCCTGAAGCGCGTCAACTTGAGTTGGACGATCGTTACAAAACACTGACTCCGGAACCTCGTGAGATTAAGTTTATTGACCGTATCGTAGCAGACAGCCGCAGCGTAGCGCTTAACCACACAGCAGGTTTGTCTCTTCCTCAACAAGTTCAAATGGCGTTGTTCTCATTGAATTGTCTGATGGACTCAGAGAAAAACTACAAAGAAGCATGTAAACGCATCATTCGCGAGCGTTACAAAACTCTGTACAAAAACATGGGTGTAGAAATTGAAGAAAACAAAGATCGTGTGGACTACTACACACTGCTTGAGCTCGACACTTTGGGCGGCAAATTGTACGGACCAGCCTTCGTTGAATGGTTCAAAGCGAGCGAGAAGGGCAAAGACTTCCTGTTCCGTCTTGCACATGAAACCGGCGTTATCCTACTTCCAGGCCAAGGCTTCGATGTAGTACACGCATCAGTTCGAGTTTCGTTAGCAAACCTTACTCATCACGAATACGAGCTTATCGGTCGTGCAACGCGCAAAGTGTTGGATGAGTACTTCGCTGAGTTCCAAGGCTAA
- the aspT gene encoding aspartate-alanine antiporter, translating into MEIISNLFDMAPFVALFITLSLGYMVGKITIGRFVLGGVAGTLLMGVIIGQFGVHIDPGVKSIFFALFIYAVGYQGGAQFFKALNFRTINILLSAVVMTVSGLLCVLAAAWMFDLDRGTAAGLAAGGLTQSAIIGTAGDAIARLGGVTEEAKHLMQTNVAVGYAVTYIFGSLGPILMVTWVFPTLMKWDIRAEAIALEEKNSNGKRDLAPGEFNAVTALVTRAFKVSKDGGLAGKTLAQLNQHALAACIELIQRDGKVLEVDKFTALKEGDVIVVTGRRNAVHQLQDGLADNEIALPEGYEVIEENRQLIADNRKLIGKSLQEIKEASNQGFMRGIYVTDYIREGSSIEMTPDLVVKKNDVIQLTGTAKDINRVEKNIGQRMGSANVTDLVVLGMGMVVGLLIGLISFKIAGIPVTIGSGAGCLISGLIVGWLRSRNPHVAQFPVGAANFIRDFGLAAFVGIVGLEAGPQAVDTIKEHGMSLLFLGMAVTIIPQFISFFFSYFVLKIKNPVEALGCVTGGRSANPAFAALMEKTGNATPVFSFTVTYAVANVLLTLWGPIIVGIITLNAGM; encoded by the coding sequence ATGGAAATTATTTCTAACCTTTTTGACATGGCACCATTTGTTGCTCTCTTTATTACGCTCTCTCTCGGTTATATGGTTGGTAAAATTACCATTGGTCGATTTGTTCTTGGCGGTGTTGCCGGAACATTATTAATGGGTGTAATTATTGGGCAATTTGGTGTTCATATTGATCCCGGCGTAAAAAGCATTTTCTTTGCGCTCTTTATTTACGCAGTAGGGTATCAAGGTGGTGCGCAGTTCTTCAAAGCATTGAACTTTAGAACCATCAACATTCTACTTTCTGCCGTGGTTATGACGGTTTCAGGTCTGCTTTGTGTGTTAGCGGCAGCTTGGATGTTTGATCTAGACAGAGGTACGGCAGCTGGTCTTGCAGCTGGTGGTTTGACTCAATCGGCAATCATCGGTACAGCGGGTGATGCGATCGCACGTCTTGGTGGTGTGACAGAAGAAGCGAAACACCTAATGCAGACCAACGTCGCAGTCGGCTATGCAGTTACGTACATCTTTGGTTCGCTTGGTCCAATTCTTATGGTGACATGGGTATTCCCAACACTGATGAAGTGGGATATCCGAGCAGAAGCGATTGCGCTAGAAGAGAAAAACTCAAATGGTAAGCGCGATCTTGCGCCGGGTGAATTCAACGCAGTAACCGCGCTGGTTACACGAGCATTTAAAGTGAGCAAAGATGGCGGGCTAGCAGGCAAAACCCTAGCTCAGTTAAACCAACACGCTCTAGCTGCTTGTATTGAATTGATTCAACGTGATGGCAAAGTGCTAGAAGTGGACAAATTCACAGCACTGAAAGAAGGGGATGTCATTGTTGTAACAGGTCGCCGTAATGCAGTACATCAGCTGCAAGATGGTTTGGCTGACAACGAGATTGCACTTCCAGAAGGCTATGAAGTTATTGAAGAAAACCGTCAACTGATCGCAGACAACCGCAAACTGATTGGTAAGTCGCTGCAAGAGATTAAAGAGGCTTCGAACCAAGGCTTTATGCGCGGTATTTATGTGACGGATTACATTCGTGAAGGCAGCTCTATCGAAATGACGCCGGATCTTGTGGTGAAGAAAAACGACGTCATCCAGCTTACAGGTACCGCAAAAGATATCAATCGCGTTGAGAAAAACATTGGTCAGCGAATGGGCTCAGCAAACGTGACTGACTTAGTCGTGCTTGGTATGGGCATGGTGGTGGGTCTATTAATTGGTCTAATCAGTTTTAAGATTGCTGGTATTCCCGTCACTATCGGTTCTGGTGCAGGTTGTTTGATCTCAGGTTTGATTGTCGGTTGGTTGCGTAGCCGCAATCCGCATGTTGCTCAGTTTCCTGTGGGTGCCGCGAACTTTATTCGAGATTTCGGTTTGGCAGCATTTGTGGGCATTGTTGGCCTTGAGGCTGGGCCTCAAGCGGTCGACACCATCAAAGAACACGGTATGTCTCTGTTGTTCCTTGGTATGGCTGTGACCATTATTCCTCAGTTTATTTCGTTCTTTTTCTCATACTTTGTATTGAAGATTAAGAACCCAGTTGAAGCACTTGGCTGTGTGACAGGTGGACGAAGTGCGAACCCAGCATTCGCGGCTTTAATGGAAAAAACAGGTAACGCAACGCCAGTATTCTCATTCACCGTGACTTATGCTGTCGCCAATGTACTGCTCACCCTATGGGGTCCTATTATTGTCGGCATTATTACTTTAAACGCAGGCATGTAA
- a CDS encoding DUF1656 domain-containing protein: MNSMPHELVWGEVYFPPLLLVIALAYMLTILVGTVATKLGLHKYVAFPALAELSLIVIFTGVIGRFITIF; this comes from the coding sequence ATGAACTCAATGCCACATGAACTTGTGTGGGGCGAAGTTTACTTCCCACCCTTGTTGCTGGTTATTGCATTGGCTTACATGCTCACCATTTTGGTCGGAACCGTTGCTACAAAACTGGGACTCCACAAATACGTTGCATTTCCTGCACTCGCAGAGCTAAGCCTAATTGTGATTTTTACTGGCGTTATTGGTCGATTCATTACGATATTTTGA
- a CDS encoding HlyD family secretion protein produces the protein MIKRYLITLLLLCSAGTVIFSYYQSYSDTPWTRDGQVSAHIVSITPRVTGQIIQVYVEDDSQVKQGDLLFEIDPSIYKAAYHKALAAQKQAIALLAKAKNEEQRALKLEKRTPGAVPVLTLNNLDNAVETAVANVELAKANVEEAKLNLDYTKVYAPTNGYITNLNLRVGSQVVANSPVVALIDEDSFWIEGYFKETDLVGVDPQDKAYVTLMMHNEAVLEGKIKSIGYGIAKQDGSTGNDLLPNVNPNFQWIRLAQRIPIKVKLDHLPKDFQLRVGMTASIKIIKQ, from the coding sequence GTGATAAAACGTTATCTCATCACACTGCTACTACTGTGTTCCGCTGGCACCGTGATTTTCAGCTACTACCAATCATACTCTGACACCCCTTGGACTAGAGATGGCCAAGTTAGCGCGCACATCGTTTCTATAACCCCCCGCGTAACAGGACAAATCATCCAAGTCTACGTTGAAGACGATTCGCAAGTGAAACAAGGCGATTTGCTGTTTGAGATTGACCCAAGCATCTATAAAGCGGCGTACCACAAAGCGCTAGCAGCTCAAAAGCAAGCCATTGCATTACTAGCAAAGGCCAAAAATGAAGAGCAGCGAGCACTTAAGTTAGAAAAGCGCACACCTGGCGCCGTACCTGTACTGACATTGAATAACCTAGACAATGCAGTGGAGACAGCCGTTGCCAACGTAGAACTCGCGAAAGCCAATGTTGAAGAAGCCAAGCTAAACCTTGATTACACAAAAGTTTATGCGCCAACGAATGGTTATATAACTAATTTGAACTTACGCGTCGGCTCTCAAGTCGTCGCTAACTCCCCAGTCGTGGCTTTGATTGATGAAGACAGCTTTTGGATCGAAGGATATTTCAAAGAAACGGATTTAGTTGGCGTTGATCCACAAGATAAAGCCTACGTGACCTTAATGATGCACAATGAAGCTGTGCTGGAAGGAAAAATCAAAAGCATTGGCTACGGCATTGCGAAGCAAGATGGTAGTACTGGTAACGATCTTTTGCCCAATGTGAACCCTAACTTTCAGTGGATACGCTTAGCTCAACGCATTCCAATTAAAGTTAAATTAGATCACTTACCGAAAGATTTTCAACTACGTGTTGGTATGACGGCCTCTATCAAAATCATCAAACAATAA
- a CDS encoding FUSC family protein yields the protein MFNASTKEAIKAALSIVIAICLALWFQWEKPYWAAIAVAVMALNESFAHSINKGHNRLLGTLLGIGYAFFLITTFSQDRFLFLTFFTLFLGACIFMSSDEKYGYVFSIGFAVCSIIACMGGFDSQATFHFAVLRMQETILGVITFSVVYRLVWPVSTEQNFIQRFEASREAMLNAMKSPNDIDTEALETNTANIEKLFQLVGLPLTGSYHLKEHRQLWRARLNEMAQIQDRLLEQADKPQRNEIDWSTLAQQLQSFDIKNPSTSLIGHVACVMQREKNTVWHHEHRTFIQHLNEDGRKVLQGVSMFVTSLLIWIYLPVPGGFIFPMLAGVFSSIVPTMPPSIIKDAFFGVIGTGTVILLQYIFLMPMMTELWQLGLFYFINIIVIWKVFSTPKLMVHRILGINLLVVLTSGALNLTPAYRIETPLLMLVNIMIILMIAKLFTDLFRVRVTA from the coding sequence ATGTTTAATGCCTCAACCAAAGAAGCAATCAAAGCTGCGCTGTCTATCGTTATCGCGATCTGCCTTGCCTTATGGTTTCAATGGGAGAAACCGTATTGGGCAGCGATCGCAGTCGCGGTAATGGCATTAAATGAAAGCTTCGCTCACTCAATAAACAAAGGTCATAATCGCTTATTAGGAACCCTCCTTGGCATCGGTTATGCCTTTTTCCTCATCACGACGTTTTCTCAAGATCGCTTTTTGTTTCTCACCTTCTTCACCTTGTTTTTAGGTGCGTGCATTTTTATGTCGAGCGACGAAAAGTATGGTTATGTGTTCTCTATCGGTTTTGCTGTGTGCTCCATCATCGCATGTATGGGAGGATTTGATAGTCAAGCAACGTTCCACTTCGCTGTTCTTCGCATGCAAGAGACGATTCTTGGTGTGATCACGTTTTCTGTTGTGTACCGATTAGTTTGGCCAGTCAGTACAGAACAAAACTTCATTCAACGTTTTGAGGCCAGCAGAGAGGCGATGCTTAACGCTATGAAATCGCCCAATGATATAGATACTGAAGCTCTTGAGACCAACACCGCCAACATAGAAAAGTTATTCCAACTGGTCGGCTTACCACTTACTGGCAGCTACCACTTGAAAGAGCATCGTCAGCTATGGCGCGCGCGTTTAAATGAGATGGCACAGATCCAAGACCGATTGCTAGAGCAAGCCGATAAGCCGCAACGTAATGAGATCGATTGGTCGACGTTAGCACAGCAACTTCAAAGCTTTGATATTAAAAATCCAAGTACGTCTCTCATCGGTCACGTTGCTTGTGTCATGCAAAGAGAGAAAAACACAGTTTGGCATCACGAGCATCGAACGTTTATCCAGCATTTGAATGAAGACGGCAGAAAGGTATTGCAAGGTGTATCCATGTTCGTCACTTCTTTGTTGATCTGGATTTATCTGCCCGTACCCGGAGGTTTCATTTTTCCGATGCTAGCTGGCGTGTTCTCTTCAATCGTTCCTACTATGCCACCAAGCATTATTAAAGATGCATTTTTTGGTGTGATAGGCACTGGCACGGTGATTCTATTGCAATACATTTTCCTAATGCCAATGATGACCGAGCTTTGGCAGCTTGGGCTATTCTACTTCATCAACATCATCGTAATTTGGAAGGTATTTTCCACACCAAAGCTGATGGTACACAGAATTCTAGGTATTAACTTATTGGTTGTCTTGACATCAGGAGCGCTCAATTTAACCCCAGCATATCGAATTGAAACGCCCTTGCTGATGCTGGTAAACATTATGATCATTTTGATGATTGCCAAGTTGTTTACTGATCTGTTCCGTGTTCGCGTCACGGCCTAA
- a CDS encoding carboxylesterase family protein, with protein sequence MTLLNRSTLAITITLALAACSDDSGKPSVPNGPKPLQPLPPEQIALEIGDATIQATKESLVITPLDADEKLAAVEAFKGIQFAQADRFKHSLVAPLEGDIDATQFGDACPQLKTTTQTQSENCLNLNIWRPTGTEAYADLPVYVFIHGGDFEYGAGSEPLIHGDMVVAQGADDGNPFIAVTFNYRLGLLGSVWIDGLDNPEGGNFGLGDQKHALEWVQQNIEAFGGNPQNVTLMGQGAGAMAVGILQQSKGDAAIAGEHFQRAIMQSNPYGFEYKSYDVAKSQRPEQSVEDLALLPLEEIMKVQSEMLDPIQRLKNWVLTAVNIPVISPTRDNSPLATLMPFAPYIEHRPPAFLVKEVPGYHFTEQAIESEWIVPTVIGSNSAESNTLGMLPSLTFLIPTITEILSQEAPEVIESGDENLIVEYMVEWLESETNLNRLRAEYRSLLNDSASIELDLSDLLELLPSTAYEAMTKLFFGLGNSDSTTELLALTDFFPNDESELNGAAKNMQQFKTTLHDLLFTGPNRHKVSTEEATGATPSFYYFDYKPGFNVWTYNTKGENGDLDVGDLLKSISCIVGACNASELPFVFNKALKLDGSSVRPGSKDKAMMNELSRMWFSERLFEDFQYNSATDRVLLIDNDGGIQSTQDWDNAHHSGIDPKLRQGRLNGLEELGLILSHM encoded by the coding sequence ATGACTTTACTCAATCGCTCAACTTTAGCCATTACCATCACTCTTGCCTTAGCAGCTTGCAGTGATGACTCTGGTAAACCTAGCGTTCCTAACGGCCCGAAGCCACTACAACCCTTACCACCAGAGCAAATCGCTTTGGAAATTGGCGATGCAACCATTCAAGCGACCAAAGAGTCCCTTGTCATCACACCGCTTGATGCGGATGAAAAACTGGCAGCGGTAGAGGCGTTCAAAGGTATCCAATTTGCGCAAGCAGACCGCTTTAAGCACAGCCTTGTAGCCCCACTTGAAGGCGATATTGATGCGACTCAGTTCGGTGATGCGTGTCCGCAATTAAAAACCACGACTCAAACGCAGTCAGAAAATTGTTTGAACCTAAACATTTGGCGACCAACCGGGACAGAAGCGTACGCAGATTTGCCAGTTTATGTCTTTATTCACGGTGGAGACTTTGAATACGGCGCAGGCTCAGAACCGCTGATTCATGGTGATATGGTGGTTGCACAAGGTGCTGACGATGGTAACCCGTTTATTGCAGTTACTTTTAACTATCGTTTGGGCTTGCTAGGCAGTGTTTGGATCGATGGTTTGGACAACCCTGAAGGCGGTAACTTTGGTCTAGGCGATCAAAAACACGCGCTTGAATGGGTTCAACAAAACATAGAGGCATTCGGCGGCAATCCGCAAAACGTGACACTCATGGGTCAAGGTGCGGGTGCCATGGCGGTGGGAATTTTACAGCAATCAAAAGGCGATGCTGCAATCGCAGGTGAGCACTTTCAACGTGCCATCATGCAAAGCAACCCTTACGGCTTTGAATATAAAAGTTACGATGTTGCCAAGAGCCAAAGACCAGAGCAAAGCGTTGAAGATCTTGCGTTACTACCACTTGAAGAGATCATGAAGGTACAAAGCGAGATGCTTGATCCTATTCAACGTCTTAAGAACTGGGTACTGACCGCCGTGAATATTCCGGTTATAAGCCCAACACGCGACAACAGCCCATTAGCTACATTGATGCCATTTGCGCCTTACATCGAGCATCGCCCACCAGCGTTTCTAGTGAAAGAAGTACCAGGCTATCACTTTACTGAGCAAGCCATTGAGAGTGAATGGATCGTACCGACGGTAATTGGCTCAAACAGTGCAGAAAGCAATACTCTGGGCATGCTACCGAGCCTGACATTTTTGATCCCAACTATCACTGAAATCTTGAGCCAAGAAGCGCCAGAAGTCATTGAAAGTGGTGACGAAAACTTAATCGTCGAATACATGGTGGAGTGGCTAGAATCGGAAACGAACTTAAACCGTTTACGCGCTGAATATCGTTCATTACTCAACGATTCAGCTTCGATTGAACTCGATCTTTCTGACTTATTGGAACTGCTGCCTAGCACCGCTTATGAGGCGATGACTAAGTTGTTCTTCGGTTTGGGGAACTCCGATTCAACCACGGAGTTACTTGCTCTGACTGACTTCTTCCCTAACGATGAAAGCGAACTGAATGGCGCGGCCAAAAACATGCAGCAATTCAAAACCACGTTGCATGATTTGCTCTTCACGGGTCCAAACCGTCATAAAGTTTCAACTGAAGAAGCAACAGGGGCAACGCCAAGCTTCTACTACTTTGACTACAAACCTGGATTCAACGTATGGACTTACAATACCAAAGGTGAAAATGGCGATCTCGACGTTGGCGATTTACTCAAAAGCATCAGTTGTATTGTCGGCGCTTGCAATGCATCGGAATTACCATTTGTGTTTAATAAAGCATTAAAGCTTGATGGTTCAAGTGTTCGTCCAGGTAGCAAAGACAAAGCAATGATGAACGAGCTCTCTCGTATGTGGTTTAGCGAACGTTTATTTGAGGACTTCCAATACAACAGCGCGACTGACCGAGTATTGCTGATCGATAACGATGGCGGTATTCAATCCACACAAGACTGGGACAATGCTCATCACTCAGGCATCGATCCAAAACTGCGCCAAGGTCGCCTCAACGGTCTCGAGGAACTTGGGCTGATTCTGAGTCACATGTAA
- a CDS encoding phospholipase D family protein — MFPNALRALLLFIFSALLVGCAQPYPQVEPDFEANWQTTQHQAEVYLIPNAPEAFARRVELVRNAQQSIDMTYFSWESDTLGLMLLNELKQAADRGVQIRLTLDDLLVFNEKWLADLSAHDNIQIRLFNPFDSRKSGWIGRAVNFSTHQQRLDNRLHEKYFNVDHQWMILGGRNIGDDYFGYSRKANFFDMDVLFKGNIIRAFDQNYQQLWDSEHVTPIENIVNVTPNYSTFTKALNKGEKDKSIILAEVEKQVKHLTNPNFITAQVTPVFDSLDKLKNNKPYFRKRAEHQVWQQITSASKAVISTPYVVPSDGEFAFIDTLMEQKADITLMTNSSASNDSGFIPAYYEEHRQTLLDKGVHLLEYKNQAKNDDHYFHADTYYHNKTVILDDRLTYIGSSNFDPRSDFLNVEFGVLVQSEAFAEHVMHYLTRQQDELFWRVSRDGQGQTQWQSMNEIHTKNPNYGGWHKAPNWIFKKLNGEFEL, encoded by the coding sequence ATGTTTCCTAACGCCCTTCGTGCCCTGCTACTCTTTATCTTCAGCGCACTATTGGTTGGCTGTGCCCAGCCCTACCCGCAAGTTGAACCGGATTTTGAAGCCAATTGGCAAACTACTCAGCATCAAGCCGAAGTTTACTTAATTCCTAACGCTCCGGAAGCCTTTGCGCGTCGCGTTGAACTGGTTAGAAATGCTCAGCAAAGCATCGATATGACTTACTTTTCTTGGGAGAGTGACACGCTTGGTTTGATGCTACTCAATGAACTCAAGCAAGCAGCAGATCGAGGCGTGCAAATTCGACTCACTCTCGATGATCTATTGGTTTTTAACGAGAAATGGCTTGCTGATCTCAGCGCTCACGACAACATTCAAATCCGTTTATTCAATCCGTTTGATTCACGTAAGTCAGGTTGGATTGGTCGCGCCGTCAACTTCTCTACTCACCAACAACGTTTGGACAATCGTCTGCACGAGAAGTACTTCAACGTCGACCATCAATGGATGATTCTAGGTGGACGCAACATTGGCGACGACTATTTTGGTTACAGCCGCAAAGCCAACTTCTTTGATATGGATGTCTTGTTCAAAGGCAACATTATTCGAGCGTTCGACCAGAACTACCAACAACTTTGGGACAGCGAGCATGTCACGCCAATAGAAAACATCGTTAACGTTACCCCAAACTATTCCACGTTTACTAAAGCGCTTAATAAAGGTGAGAAAGACAAAAGCATCATTCTGGCTGAAGTTGAAAAACAAGTTAAACACCTGACCAATCCCAACTTCATCACTGCGCAAGTCACCCCCGTTTTCGACTCATTAGACAAGTTAAAAAACAACAAACCCTACTTTAGAAAACGGGCAGAACACCAAGTTTGGCAACAAATAACCTCTGCATCCAAAGCAGTGATATCAACGCCTTATGTGGTACCAAGCGATGGTGAATTTGCCTTTATTGATACCTTGATGGAGCAAAAAGCGGACATCACGTTAATGACGAACTCGTCTGCATCTAATGACTCTGGCTTTATTCCGGCTTATTACGAGGAGCACCGCCAAACCTTGTTGGATAAGGGCGTTCATCTACTTGAGTACAAAAACCAAGCGAAAAATGATGACCATTACTTCCATGCGGATACTTATTATCACAACAAGACGGTGATACTCGATGATCGGCTTACTTATATCGGCTCATCAAACTTCGACCCAAGATCGGATTTCCTCAATGTGGAATTTGGTGTGTTGGTCCAAAGCGAAGCCTTTGCAGAACATGTCATGCACTACTTAACTCGACAACAAGATGAACTTTTTTGGCGAGTGTCTCGAGATGGACAAGGCCAAACTCAGTGGCAATCAATGAATGAGATCCATACTAAGAATCCAAACTATGGTGGATGGCATAAGGCGCCTAACTGGATATTCAAGAAACTGAATGGTGAGTTCGAACTCTAA